Below is a genomic region from Dehalococcoides mccartyi.
GGGTAAGTGAAACATCAGCACTCACCTTTTCACCGGGTAAATGGCCGCCAATGCCGGGCTTGGCACCCTGGCCTATCTTGATTTCCACTATACGCCCTGAATTAAGGTAATCATTTTGAACGCCGTAACGTCCTGAAGCTACCTGGACTATGGTGTTATCTTTAAATTCCATCAAGCTGGAGTGAAGACCGCCTTCACCGGTATTCCACATAGTGCCCATATTTTTAGCTGCCTGAGCCAGAGAACGGTGGACATTCAGGCTGATTGCGCCGTAAGACATGGCAGAGAACATAACCGGCACATCTATTTTCACCAGGGGGGTAATGTTTTCTTTCACATTACCGCAATTATCAAAAGCGGCTTTTTCAGGCCTGCGCCCCAAATAGGTGGTAAGTTCCATAGGCTCACGCAGAGGATCTATGGAAGGGTTGGTTACCTGTGAAGCGTTTATAAGCAGTTTATCCCAGTAAATGGGTTTAGCCTTATCCATGCCCATACCGGTAAGGAGAACGCCGCCTGTTTCAGCCTGCTTGAAAATATCCTCTATCATTTCGGGCGTCCAGTTGGCATTCTGGCGGTATTCCAAAGGATTATTCCGCACGACCAGTGCATTAGTGGGACAGAAGGTCACACAGCGGTGACAACCCACACAGTTCTGGTTGCGGACCTTTATCTGGTCATCATCTTCGTCGTAATAGTGGGTATCAAAGCTGCATTGAGTTATGCAAACCTTGCACTTGATACAACGGTCTTCAATCCTGTCTACTATAAATTTAGAAGGTAAAAATGTCTTCATCTTAGTTCTCCAGCCTTACCGGCAAACCCTTGCTCTTAAGATATTGTTTTACTTCGGCTATAGTGTAACGCCCGTAATGGAAAATGCTGGCCGCCAGCACCGCATCTGCCTGCCCTTTATCCAGGGCGTTATACAAGTCTTCCGGGCTACCCGCCCCGCCTGAAGCGATAACGGGTATATTCAAGCGGGAACTGATTTCCCGGTTAAGCTCATTGTCATATCCGGTATTTTTACCGTCGGCATCAATACTGGTCAGGAGTATTTCTCCAGCACCCAGTGCTTCTGCCTTAATAGTCCACTCCACCGC
It encodes:
- a CDS encoding glutamate synthase-related protein — encoded protein: MKTFLPSKFIVDRIEDRCIKCKVCITQCSFDTHYYDEDDDQIKVRNQNCVGCHRCVTFCPTNALVVRNNPLEYRQNANWTPEMIEDIFKQAETGGVLLTGMGMDKAKPIYWDKLLINASQVTNPSIDPLREPMELTTYLGRRPEKAAFDNCGNVKENITPLVKIDVPVMFSAMSYGAISLNVHRSLAQAAKNMGTMWNTGEGGLHSSLMEFKDNTIVQVASGRYGVQNDYLNSGRIVEIKIGQGAKPGIGGHLPGEKVSADVSLTRMIPMGTDAISPAPQHDIYSIEDLSQLIYALKEATRYRVPISVKIAAVHNVSAIASGIVRAGADIVTIDGMRGATGAAPKVIRDNVGIPIELALAAVDSRLREEGIRNQASLVISGGIRNSGDVFKAIALGADAVNIGTAALVALGCHLCQQCHTGKCAWGICTSDLALTKRINPEIGAKRLSNLLRGWSLEIKDMLGGLGVNAIESLRGNRLHLRGVGLSAEELKILGVRAAGE